The following proteins come from a genomic window of Eubalaena glacialis isolate mEubGla1 chromosome X, mEubGla1.1.hap2.+ XY, whole genome shotgun sequence:
- the LOC133081956 gene encoding LOW QUALITY PROTEIN: sodium- and chloride-dependent creatine transporter 1-like (The sequence of the model RefSeq protein was modified relative to this genomic sequence to represent the inferred CDS: deleted 1 base in 1 codon) → MRPGMRSGRCLPAWGGKRGDCCWARWGRRGAGPPAAPRLRGHRLQRLQAAGLARAGQVHGGDRLDSRSAAAGGAGGATPGPPPVSWPFAGTALMGFPSPRNKVLRLSGGLEVPGALSWEVTLCLLACWVLVYFCVGKGVKSTGKTWSPPVSLTCLSALGDPAGSLDTSLPQGLPVRLRGQLCEQTHNKTACRRLRDMAGFLEGGTIPAGSAEQPLGPAWVVYFTATFPSVVLVVLLVRGVLLPGAVDGIIYYLKPDWSKLASPQVWIDAGTQIFFSYAIGLGALTALGSYNRFNNNCYKDAIILALINSGTSFFAGFVVFSILGFMATEQGVHISKVAESGPGLAFIAYPRAVTLMPVAPLWAALFFFMLLLLGLDSQFVGVEGFITGLLDLLPASYYFRFQREISVALCCALCFVIDLSMVTDVSGGRGGMYVFQLFDYYSASGTTLLWQAFWECVVIAWVYGADRFMDDVACMIGYRPCPWMKWCWSFFTPLVCMGIFIFNTVYYKPLVYNNTYVYPWWGEAVGWGFALSSMLCVPLHLLGCLLKAKGTVAERWQHLTQPVWGLHHLEYRAQDSDVRGLTTLTPMSESSKVVVVESVM, encoded by the exons ATGAGGCCAGGGATGCGGAGCGGGCGGTGCCTGCCCGCCTGGGGAGGGAAGCGGGGGGACTGCTGCTGGGCCCGCTGGGGACGGCGTGGGGCCGGGCCGCCAGCGGCTCCAAGGCTCCGGGGACACAGATTGCAGCGACTCCAGGCTGCAGGCTTGGCCCGGGCCGGCCAGGTGCATGGGGGAGACCGGCTGGACTCAAGGTCTGCGgcggcggggggggcggggggcgccacCCCAGGGCCACCCCCAGTCTCCTGGCCCTTTGCTGGCACAGCCCTCATGGGCTTTCCCTCCCCCAGGAACAAAGTCTTGCGGCTCTCCGGGGGGCTGGAGGTTCCGGGGGCCCTCAGCTGGGAGGTGACCCTGTGTCTGCTGGCCTGCTGGGTGCTGGTCTACTTCTGTGTCGGGAAGGGGGTCAAGTCGACAGGAAAG ACCTGGTCTCCGCCTGTCTCTCTCACCTGCCTGTCTGCCCTGGGGGACCCAGCGGGGAGCCTGGACACATCCCTCCCTCAGGGGCTCCCTGTCAGGCTGCGGGGACAACTGTGCGAACAGACACACAATAAGACAGCGTGCCGACGTTTGCGGGACATGGCCGGGTTTCTGGAGGGCGGGACCATTCCAGCAGGGTCCGCAGAGCAGCCGCTTGGCCCAGCTTGG gtcGTGTATTTCACCGCAACGTTCCCCTCCGTGGTCCTTGTCGTGCTGCTGGTGCGTGGGGTGCTGCTGCCCGGAGCCGTGGACGGCATCATCTACTATCTCAAGCCTGACTGGTCGAAGCTGGCGTCCCCTCAG GTATGGATAGATGCCGGGacccagattttcttttcttacgCCATTGGCCTGGGGGCCCTCACGGCCCTGGGCAGCTACAATCGCTTCAACAACAACTGCTACAA ggatGCCATCATCCTCGCACTCATCAACAGCGGGACCAGCTTCTTTGCTGGCTTCGTGGTCTTCTCCATCCTGGGCTTCATGGCCACAGAGCAGGGCGTGCACATCTCCAAGGTGGCGGAATCAG GGCCTGGCCTGGCTTTCATCGCCTATCCCCGGGCCGTCACGCTGATGCCTGTGGCCCCGCTCTGGGCTGCCCTGTTCTTCTTCATGCTGCTGCTGCTTGGCCTCGACAGCCAG TTTGTAGGTGTGGAAGGCTTCATCACCGGCCTGCTGGACCTCCTCCCGGCCTCCTACTACTTCCGTTTCCAAAGAGAGATCTCCGTGGCCCTCTGCTGCGCCCTCTGCTTTGTCATTGACCTCTCCATGGTGACCGACGTGAGTGGGGGCAGG GGCGGGATGTATGTCTTCCAGCTGTTTGACTACTACTCAGCCAGCGGCACCACCCTGCTCTGGCAGGCCTTCTGGGAGTGCGTGGTGATCGCCTGGGTGTACG GAGCCGACCGCTTCATGGACGACGTGGCCTGCATGATCGGGTACCGACCTTGCCCCTGGATGAAATGGTGCTGGTCTTTCTTCACCCCGCTGGTGTGCATG GGCATCTTCATCTTCAACACGGTGTACTACAAGCCGCTGGTCTACAACAACACCTACGTGTACCCATGGTGGGGCGAGGCTGTGGGCTGGGGCTTCGCGCTCTCCTCCATGCTGTGTGTGCCCCTCCACCTCCTGGGCTGCCTCCTCAAGGCCAAGGGGACTGTGGCTGAG CGCTGGCAGCACCTGACGCAGCCCGTGTGGGGTCTCCACCACTTGGAGTACAGAGCTCAGGACTCGGACGTCAGGGGCCTGACCACCCTGACCCCAATGTCT GAGAGCAgcaaggtggtggtggtggagagcgTCATGTGA
- the LOC133081957 gene encoding olfactory receptor 3A1-like: MFAAVGASFCAWFHAAGEWDTEELRHLLFAIFLLVYIVAVAGNFRLHTPMYFFLANLSLLDTAYMSNTVPQILVHLLAPVRVMPCHACLTQIFFLHFLAPWECFLLTAMAYDHYAAICQPLHYLVLMGQRTRTGLASISCLLALTNALTHTILAALLKFCGPCLITHYFCDLPPLLKLSCSTTWANELALFFFSFLVALAPCALVVISYIHVVAAVFRIHSAEGRRKAFSTRGAHITMVCIFYITSVLRCILPSSAHSGLRDQVLSVLYVVLAPMLNPIVYGICETRPHSSSAAGTYLMLWE; this comes from the exons ATGTTTGCTGCTGTAG GTGCAAGTTTCTGTGCGTGGTTTCATGCAGCTGGGGAATGGGACACTGAGGAGTTGAGGCATTTGCTCTTTGCCATCTTTCTGCTGGTCTACATAGTGGCTGTGGCTGGGAACTTCCGACTCCACACCCCCATGTATTTCTTCCTGGCCAACCTCTCGCTGCTGGATACTGCCTATATGTCCAACACGGTGCCTCAGATTCTAGTACATCTGCTGGCACCAGTGCGGGTCATGCCCTGTCATGCTTGTCTTACCCAGATATTCTTTCTCCACTTCCTGGCTCCCTGGGAGTGCTTCCTGCTCACAGCCATGGCCTATGACCACTACGCAGCCATCTGCCAGCCACTGCACTACCTAGTCCTCATGGGCCAAAGGACCCGGACAGGACTGGCTTCAATCTCCTGCCTGCTTGCTTTGACCAATGCACTCACCCACACCATCCTTGCAGCTCTACTCAAGTTCTGTGGACCCTGCCTTATCACCCACTACTTTTGTGACCTCCCTCCACTGCTCAAACTCTCTTGCTCCACCACGTGGGCCAATGAACTTGCCCTGTTCTTCTTCAGTTTTCTGGTGGCTCTTGCACCCTGTGCCCTGGTTGTGATCTCCTATATACATGTTGTCGCTGCGGTTTTCAGGATTCACTCTGCCGAGGGCCGaagaaaagccttttctacccGTGGCGCTCACATCACCATGGTCTGTATTTTCTACATCACTTCAGTCCTCCGCTGCATCCTTCCCAGCTCTGCACACTCTGGCTTGAGAGACCAGGTTCTTTCTGTGCTGTATGTGGTCCTCGCTCCCATGCTCAACCCCATCGTCTACGGCATATGCGAAACAAGGCCACACTCCTCCAGTGCGGCTGGCACATACCTGATGCTTTGGGAGTGA